The Papaver somniferum cultivar HN1 chromosome 3, ASM357369v1, whole genome shotgun sequence genome includes a region encoding these proteins:
- the LOC113356359 gene encoding aquaporin NIP1-1-like: MATTQDQIPNGNHQSNGSVVVNVKDSEIQQNHQLDHSNSQTDFKESSNSVLCVPFLQKMLAEVFGTYFLIFAGCGSVVVNLSNDKVVTLPGISIVWGLVVMVMVYSVGHISGAHFNPAVTIAFATVRRFPWKQVPAYIFCQVLGSTLASGTLKLVFGGGKHELFCGTLPAGSDLQAVVLEFIITFYLMFVISGVATDNRAIGELAGLAVGATVLLNVLFAGPITGASMNPARTMGPAIVYGQYKSVWVYMVAPTVGAICGAWAYNIIRFTNKPLREITRSGSFLKSVRK, encoded by the exons ATGGCAACTACTCAAGATCAGATCCCTAATGGAAATCACCAATCAAATGGATCCGTTGTTGTCAATGTTAAAGATTCAGAAATTCAGCAAAATCATCAACTTGATCATTCTAATTCTCAAACTGATTTCAAAGAATCTTCAAACTCTGTTCTTTGTGTTCCTTTCTTACAAAAG ATGCTTGCAGAAGTATTTGGAACATATTTTCTAATATTTGCGGGTTGTGGATCAGTAGTAGTGAATCTTAGCAATGACAAAGTAGTAACACTTCCCGGTATATCCATAGTTTGGGGTTTGGTTGTGATGGTCATGGTTTACTCCGTGGGTCATATTTCCGGTGCTCATTTCAATCCGGCCGTTACTATTGCCTTTGCTACCGTTCGGAGATTCCCATGGAAACAG GTACCAGCATATATATTTTGTCAGGTCCTGGGATCAACATTAGCAAGCGGAACCTTAAAACTGGTATTTGGAGGAGGGAAACATGAGCTTTTCTGCGGCACCTTACCTGCTGGATCAGACCTTCAAGCTGTGGTTCTTGAATTTATCATCACCTTTTATCTCATGTTTGTGATATCTGGTGTAGCCACTGATAACCGTGCA ATTGGAGAACTTGCCGGCCTTGCAGTAGGTGCAACAGTGTTGCTAAACGTGCTTTTTGCCGG GCCGATTACGGGGGCGTCAATGAACCCAGCACGAACAATGGGACCAGCTATAGTTTACGGACAGTACAAATCGGTTTGGGTTTACATGGTTGCACCTACAGTTGGAGCAATATGTGGTGCTTGGGCATACAATATAATTCGCTTCACAAACAAGCCATTACGGGAGATTACTAGAAGTGGTTCGTTCCTTAAAAGCGTTAGAAAATGA